The sequence TCGGTGGTTTAAAAGAAAAACTGCTGGCGGCACACCGCGGCGGCATAAAATTGGTGCTTATTCCAAAAGAAAACGAGCGTGATTTGGAAGAAATTCCTGCCAATGTGATTGCCGATTTGGAAATTCGTCCCGTGCGCTGGGTCGACGAAGTGTTAAAACTGGCACTTGAAAGACCGGTTCAAGGCTTCGAAGTGGTTAAAAACTTGGCATAACGCAAGAAATTGCGCTATCACGTTAAAAAAAATGAAAAAAGGGGCTTAACAAAGCGCAGACCTGTGGTAGCCTAGGTCTGTGGAGAGCCAGCTGCTCCAAGCCCTTGGCGCAACTGGCTTTGAGCTGTATCCAGTTTTATTTCTTTGGTTTTCGAACTCAGCTTGAACTTTGAATTCAAGCTTGTTATAAAAGCCTCCGCAGACCGCTCTAGAGACGGATTTGGTTGCGGCGCAAAAAAATTACATTCAAGGGGATGACATGAACAAATCTGAACTAATCGAGAAAATCGCTTCTGGTGCTGACATTTCTAAAGCCGCTGCCGGCCGTGCACTGGATTCTTTTATCGCGGCTGTGACCGAAGGTCTGAAAGAAGGCGATAAAATTTCTCTTGTTGGTTTTGGTACTTTTGAAGTGCGTGAGCGTGCTGAGCGTACTGGTCGCAACCCACAAACGGGTGAAGAAATCAAAATCGCAGCAGCAAAAATTCCAGCATTCAAAGCTGGTAAAGCTCTGAAAGACGCTGTCAATTAATTTTTGATATCGTAGCCTTTGTAAGGCGTTCGTAATGATAAGCACTGTTAAAACAGTGCTTTTTACGAATTGAAAGTAATGGATTTTGAAGGTAAATTTCTACCATTACTCGGGGTTTTAGCACTTACCAGTGGTAGCGTCTGAATAATCCCTATAAATTACAGAAAGGCGCATCTCAACGTGATGCGCCTTTTTATTTTGTTAATCGCAACGAGCGAGATATCTGATGTTAGAAAAGATCCGCGATGGTTCGCAAGGCGTGATTGCTAAAGGCATTCTCGTACTTGTGATTTTATCTTTTGCATTTGCAGGCGTGAGTAGCTATTTAGGCTCAACCTCCGAAGTCCCTGCTGCAGAAGTCAACGGTGATAAGATCACTAAAGCCGAGTTAGAACAAGCCTATCAGAGCGAACGTGCTCGTATGGAACAACAACTGGGTGAAATGTTTGCTGCGTTATCTGCTGACGAAAGATACCTAGAAAGCATTAAGCAGAGCGTACTCGAACGTTTAGTGGCCGACAAACTGATCGATCAAGCTGCCGCTGCGATGGGGCTGCGCGTTTCTGACGAGCAAATTATTGAGGCGATTAAATCCGAACCCGCTTTCCAAACTGACGGTAAATTTGATAACGAGCGTTATCAAGCCATTTTGCGCCAGTTAGGTTATCAACCACAAACCTTCAGAAGCATGATGCGCGTAGATATGACTCGTCGTCAGCTAACGGCTGCTTTGGTTGGAACTGAATTTGTTTTACCCGGTGAAGCAAAACAGCTAGCAGAGCTGCAAGGTCAAACTCGTGACATTCGTTATTTGGTCGTTGATTCTGCGCCATTCTTAGCCAAGGCATCTGTAACCGATGAGCAAGTGAAAAGTTACTATGACGCTAACCAAGGGCAATTTATGAGCCCAGAGAAGGTGAGCTTAGAGTATGTTGAATTAAATGCGGCGGATTTTGCCAAAGACAGTAAAGTGACTGATGAAGAAGCGCAGACTTACTATGATGAGCATAAAGCCCAATACGTTTCTAACGAAAAACGTTTAGCTGCGCATATCTTAATTGCTCTTGGTAGTGATGAGGCGGCCGCGAAAGCCAAAGCGGAAGATTTAGCTAAGCAACTCGATAACGGTGCTGATTTTGCTGCGTTAGCCAAAGCGAACTCTGAAGATACCTTGAGTGCAGAGCAAGGCGGTAAATTAGACTGGTTTGAACCCGGTGTAATGGACCCAACATTCGATACTGCACTTTTTGCATTGCAAAAAGGTCAGCATTCAGGTGTAGTGAAAACTGATTTTGGTTTCCATATCATTAAACTGTTGGACATTCAGCCTGGTACCACAGTGCCATTTGCTGATGTCAAAACGAAGATTTTTGCTCAGTTGCAAGAGAAAAAAGCGGTAGATCAATTCTATAGCCTGCAAAGCAAATTGGCCGATACCAGCTACGAAGTACCTGATACTTTAGCCGAAACCGCGAAAGTGGTTGGTGTTGAGATCAAGACAACACCGCTATTTTCACGTGATGATGTGCCAGCAGCGCTGAATAAGCCCGATGTCGTTAAAGCAGCATTTTCAGACCCAGTGATGCGTCAAGGGCTAAACAGTGAAGTGATTGAGCTTGAGCCTAATCATGTAGTGGTTATTCGCATGAAAGAACATCACGATGCCGGTACTATGCCATTAGCAGAAGTGAAAGCGGATATTGCGGAGCGTTTAAAGCAAGAACAAGCAAACGAAGCGGCACGTGCTAAAGCTGAAGAGTTAATGGCACAAGTCAAAGCAGGCGCAGCTGATGTGAGCTTAACCGCTAAGACTAAGTTGGGTCGTGGTGCACAAGATGTCGATGCTGCTATTGTGGGTAAAGCCTTCCAAATGCCAACACCGAGTGCTGCACCAGTAGTAGGTACTGTTGGTTTAGCAAACGGTTACGCTGTGGTAGCTCTGGATAAAGTCAATGCGGCTGATTCTGTTAGTGATGAATTAGTCAATGCGCTTAAACAACGCTTAAATGCACAATACAGCGAAGCGGATTACCGTGGTTT comes from Shewanella oneidensis MR-1 and encodes:
- the hupB gene encoding nucleoid-associated protein HU-beta, which gives rise to MNKSELIEKIASGADISKAAAGRALDSFIAAVTEGLKEGDKISLVGFGTFEVRERAERTGRNPQTGEEIKIAAAKIPAFKAGKALKDAVN
- the ppiD gene encoding peptidylprolyl isomerase, with protein sequence MLEKIRDGSQGVIAKGILVLVILSFAFAGVSSYLGSTSEVPAAEVNGDKITKAELEQAYQSERARMEQQLGEMFAALSADERYLESIKQSVLERLVADKLIDQAAAAMGLRVSDEQIIEAIKSEPAFQTDGKFDNERYQAILRQLGYQPQTFRSMMRVDMTRRQLTAALVGTEFVLPGEAKQLAELQGQTRDIRYLVVDSAPFLAKASVTDEQVKSYYDANQGQFMSPEKVSLEYVELNAADFAKDSKVTDEEAQTYYDEHKAQYVSNEKRLAAHILIALGSDEAAAKAKAEDLAKQLDNGADFAALAKANSEDTLSAEQGGKLDWFEPGVMDPTFDTALFALQKGQHSGVVKTDFGFHIIKLLDIQPGTTVPFADVKTKIFAQLQEKKAVDQFYSLQSKLADTSYEVPDTLAETAKVVGVEIKTTPLFSRDDVPAALNKPDVVKAAFSDPVMRQGLNSEVIELEPNHVVVIRMKEHHDAGTMPLAEVKADIAERLKQEQANEAARAKAEELMAQVKAGAADVSLTAKTKLGRGAQDVDAAIVGKAFQMPTPSAAPVVGTVGLANGYAVVALDKVNAADSVSDELVNALKQRLNAQYSEADYRGLIESLKANAKVLYPVEG